One stretch of Caldinitratiruptor microaerophilus DNA includes these proteins:
- a CDS encoding coiled-coil domain-containing protein, translating into MDAELRGMLEAILEGQRLHAARLEALDHRLAGVEQRLDRVEERLAGVEQRLDRLEQRVDRLEQRMDGLEQQIDRLAQRMDVLAQRVDALDQRVEQRFDEVERRIGEVVAAVGEFRSQVGGVNGSIEYLMDKTARLERDVYLLKRQAQP; encoded by the coding sequence GTGGACGCGGAGCTCCGGGGCATGTTGGAGGCGATACTGGAGGGGCAGCGCCTGCACGCTGCCCGGCTTGAGGCGCTGGACCACCGGCTGGCCGGGGTCGAGCAGAGGCTCGATCGTGTCGAAGAGCGGCTGGCCGGGGTCGAGCAAAGGCTCGACCGGCTCGAACAGCGGGTTGACCGGCTCGAACAGCGGATGGACGGCCTCGAACAGCAGATTGACCGGCTCGCACAGCGGATGGACGTTCTCGCACAGCGGGTGGACGCCCTCGACCAGCGGGTGGAGCAGCGATTCGACGAGGTGGAGCGCAGGATCGGTGAGGTCGTGGCCGCGGTCGGTGAGTTCCGGTCTCAGGTGGGCGGCGTGAACGGCAGCATCGAGTACCTGATGGACAAGACCGCACGGTTGGAACGGGACGTCTATCTCCTCAAGCGGCAGGCGCAGCCCTGA
- a CDS encoding aquaporin produces MNPARTFGPVHAAGFWADHRVYRLGPVLGAVAASLAYRYRVAATRRSLNRASPGPAPSPGRRCTCAGDRWLVK; encoded by the coding sequence ATGAATCCGGCCCGCACCTTCGGCCCCGTCCATGCCGCCGGTTTCTGGGCGGACCACCGGGTGTACCGGCTCGGGCCCGTGCTCGGCGCGGTCGCCGCCTCCCTCGCGTACCGGTACCGGGTGGCGGCCACGCGGCGAAGCTTGAACCGCGCGTCCCCAGGCCCCGCCCCCTCGCCGGGGCGCCGGTGCACTTGCGCCGGCGATCGCTGGCTGGTAAAATGA
- a CDS encoding molybdate ABC transporter substrate-binding protein: MSATTLTLLLPGPLRAVAEDLVAAYRQARRAEVTFRFGPFTPAGDLVRRIRAGETADVVVADSVDYLRELEEAGDIDAAWAVAGSRLAVLVRPGLPLTLVTGRRQVPGETPPWPDPLDYGEVCPADLVRRDLRVVLPDPAADPCGEYAVGMFERAALVEAAREKVQAGHWAFAPGTVELPGYLVRGEADVGITYESAARDLLGRGVRALRLPPELTMEDEIVFAAATLRRGPAPDLAEDFAGFLLGPDGQAVLQRAGFLPPPAWAV, encoded by the coding sequence GTGTCTGCCACCACCCTCACCCTCCTCCTCCCCGGCCCGCTGCGCGCCGTGGCTGAAGACCTGGTCGCGGCCTACCGGCAGGCGCGCCGGGCAGAGGTGACTTTCCGCTTCGGCCCCTTCACCCCGGCGGGCGACCTGGTCCGCCGCATCCGGGCCGGGGAGACGGCGGACGTGGTCGTGGCGGACTCCGTCGACTACCTTCGCGAACTGGAGGAGGCAGGCGACATCGACGCCGCCTGGGCAGTCGCCGGCAGCCGGCTGGCGGTGCTCGTGCGGCCGGGGCTGCCTTTGACTCTGGTGACGGGCCGGCGCCAGGTCCCGGGAGAAACGCCGCCCTGGCCCGACCCTCTCGACTACGGCGAGGTGTGCCCGGCGGACCTCGTCCGGCGCGACCTCCGGGTCGTCCTGCCGGACCCCGCCGCCGACCCGTGCGGCGAGTATGCCGTGGGCATGTTCGAACGGGCCGCCCTCGTGGAGGCGGCCCGTGAGAAGGTACAGGCGGGTCACTGGGCCTTCGCTCCGGGCACGGTGGAGTTGCCCGGCTATCTCGTCCGCGGCGAGGCGGACGTGGGGATCACGTACGAGTCCGCCGCCCGGGACCTCCTCGGCCGGGGCGTGCGGGCGCTGCGGCTCCCCCCGGAGCTCACGATGGAGGACGAGATCGTCTTCGCCGCCGCTACCCTCCGCCGCGGGCCGGCCCCCGACCTGGCCGAGGACTTCGCCGGCTTCCTCCTGGGCCCGGACGGACAGGCCGTCCTCCAGCGCGCCGGCTTCCTCCCCCCGCCGGCGTGGGCGGTGTAG
- a CDS encoding DMT family transporter encodes MSLRDLAGLVLLGAIWGASFLFIRVAAPAVGPALLMELRVLLAGLALLACVVALRLPVGALRSRWKQFLVLGTLNAAVPFTLIAASELHIPAGLAAILNSTTPIWTAIVSALRLGEAFPPRRILGLGLGVVGVATLMGWSPVPLTLKVVLAVGASLLAAVFYAFGSVYAARMSRDVPPLVLAVGQQLGAATVLLPLAGATLPDAWPGPAAVYSILGLSFLCTAVAYLIYFPLIARVGPTRTLSVTYLVPVSGILWGAIFLGEPITPGMVGGLVLILVSVLFVTDVRARAARSDPARAAAPGTAASRLRG; translated from the coding sequence ATGTCGCTGCGGGATCTGGCCGGGCTCGTGCTCCTCGGGGCGATCTGGGGGGCGTCCTTCCTCTTCATCCGCGTGGCTGCGCCGGCGGTGGGGCCGGCGCTCCTGATGGAGCTGCGGGTGCTCCTGGCCGGGCTGGCGCTTCTCGCCTGCGTCGTGGCACTGCGGCTCCCGGTCGGGGCGCTGCGGTCCCGGTGGAAGCAGTTCCTCGTCCTGGGGACGCTGAACGCCGCGGTGCCCTTCACGCTCATCGCCGCCTCGGAGCTCCACATCCCGGCCGGGCTGGCGGCCATCCTGAACTCCACCACGCCCATCTGGACCGCCATCGTCTCTGCCTTGCGGCTCGGAGAGGCGTTCCCGCCGCGCCGGATCCTGGGCCTCGGCCTGGGGGTGGTGGGGGTCGCCACGCTCATGGGCTGGAGCCCGGTGCCCCTCACGCTGAAGGTCGTCCTGGCCGTCGGGGCGTCGCTCCTGGCGGCCGTCTTCTACGCCTTCGGGAGCGTGTACGCGGCGCGCATGTCCCGGGACGTGCCGCCGCTCGTCCTGGCCGTGGGCCAGCAACTCGGAGCGGCGACGGTGCTCCTGCCGCTGGCGGGTGCCACCCTGCCCGACGCCTGGCCGGGCCCGGCCGCGGTCTACTCGATCCTCGGCCTCTCCTTCCTGTGCACCGCGGTCGCCTACCTCATCTACTTCCCCCTGATCGCCCGGGTCGGGCCGACCCGGACGCTCAGCGTCACCTACCTCGTTCCCGTCTCCGGCATCCTCTGGGGGGCGATCTTCCTCGGCGAGCCGATCACGCCCGGCATGGTCGGCGGCCTCGTCCTCATCCTCGTGAGCGTCCTCTTCGTGACCGACGTCCGCGCCCGTGCCGCCCGCTCCGACCCGGCTCGGGCGGCCGCGCCCGGGACGGCCGCCTCCCGCCTCCGGGGCTGA
- a CDS encoding rhamnulokinase → MTEPIRAAAVDLGAESGRVVLGAFDGERLTVREVHRFPNAPLRLPTGLHWNLPGLYQSILEGLRRAAREDGSPVRSVGVDTWGVDFALVDRTGALIGLPFHYRDARTGGMVAVAEAAVGREEIFRRTGIQFMEINTLYQLLAMTRGGAPALQAADRLLMIPDLLHYWLTGSMANEWTNATTTQCVSVETGTWDRDLLGRLGIPTHFLPDLCPPGTDLGPLAPAVAEETGCGEARVVVPATHDTASAVAAVPGEGEHVAYVSSGTWSLVGVVASRPAVTEAALRINVTNEGGLGGSYRVLKNVMGLWLVQQIQRALARGGEEYTYEALTRLAGEAAGAPALFDPDDPAFLRPGDMPARIREACQRTGQAAPETVGGMVRSTLVSLACKYRWVLDRLEELLGRRLTAVHVVGGGSRNSLLCRLTADITGRTVWAGPAEATAIGNLLVQLTALGHLGSPADYPAVVRSSFPPQAYEPGGGEAAEETYRRWREVTGL, encoded by the coding sequence GTGACGGAACCGATCCGGGCGGCGGCGGTCGACCTGGGTGCGGAGAGCGGCCGGGTCGTCCTGGGCGCCTTCGACGGCGAGCGGCTCACCGTGCGGGAGGTGCACCGGTTCCCCAACGCGCCGCTCCGGCTCCCCACCGGCCTGCACTGGAACCTGCCCGGCCTCTACCAGTCCATCCTGGAGGGGCTCCGGCGCGCGGCCCGCGAGGACGGCTCGCCGGTGCGGAGCGTGGGAGTGGACACCTGGGGAGTCGACTTCGCCCTGGTCGATCGCACCGGGGCGCTGATCGGCCTGCCCTTCCACTACCGGGACGCGCGCACGGGGGGGATGGTGGCGGTTGCCGAAGCGGCCGTCGGCCGGGAGGAGATCTTCCGCCGCACGGGCATCCAGTTCATGGAGATCAACACCCTGTACCAGCTCCTGGCGATGACCCGGGGCGGCGCGCCCGCCCTGCAGGCGGCGGACCGCCTCCTCATGATCCCCGATCTCCTCCACTACTGGCTCACCGGCTCCATGGCCAACGAGTGGACGAACGCGACCACCACCCAGTGCGTCTCGGTGGAGACGGGTACCTGGGACCGCGACCTCCTGGGCCGGCTCGGCATCCCGACCCACTTCCTGCCCGACCTGTGTCCGCCCGGCACCGACCTGGGGCCGCTGGCGCCGGCCGTCGCCGAGGAGACGGGGTGTGGAGAGGCCCGGGTGGTGGTCCCGGCCACGCACGACACGGCCTCCGCCGTGGCCGCCGTACCCGGCGAGGGCGAGCACGTCGCCTACGTCAGCTCCGGCACGTGGTCTCTCGTGGGGGTCGTGGCTTCCCGCCCGGCCGTCACGGAGGCCGCGCTGCGGATCAACGTGACCAACGAGGGCGGCCTGGGTGGCTCGTACCGGGTGCTGAAGAACGTCATGGGCCTGTGGCTGGTCCAGCAGATCCAGCGGGCCCTGGCCCGGGGCGGCGAGGAGTACACGTACGAGGCGCTCACCCGCCTGGCCGGGGAGGCGGCCGGGGCGCCCGCGCTCTTCGACCCCGACGACCCTGCGTTCCTGCGCCCCGGTGACATGCCCGCCCGGATCCGGGAGGCCTGTCAGCGCACAGGCCAGGCGGCGCCGGAGACGGTGGGCGGGATGGTGCGGTCGACCCTGGTGAGCCTCGCCTGCAAGTACCGCTGGGTCCTCGACCGGCTCGAGGAGCTCCTTGGCCGCCGGCTCACCGCCGTGCACGTCGTGGGGGGCGGGTCCCGGAATTCCCTTCTCTGCCGCCTGACCGCCGACATCACCGGCCGCACCGTCTGGGCCGGGCCGGCGGAGGCGACCGCGATCGGCAACCTGCTGGTGCAGCTCACTGCCCTCGGCCACCTGGGCTCTCCGGCCGATTACCCTGCCGTCGTGCGGTCTTCCTTCCCGCCGCAGGCGTACGAGCCCGGCGGCGGCGAGGCGGCGGAGGAGACGTACCGGCGGTGGCGGGAGGTGACGGGGCTCTGA
- a CDS encoding sensory rhodopsin transducer, producing MPAAASGGRPGASRAHGRHVWLIPDGFLPDRSQGDLESHEAVCVLNTGADDARLTLTVYFEDREPLRGFTVTVPAERTLHVRLDRIRTPAGESIPRGVPYALLVESDRPVVVQASRMDTSQTALTLMTTMAWPAG from the coding sequence GTGCCTGCAGCGGCTTCCGGCGGGAGGCCCGGCGCCTCCCGCGCACATGGCCGGCACGTCTGGCTCATCCCCGACGGGTTTCTTCCGGACCGCAGCCAGGGAGACCTGGAGAGCCACGAGGCGGTCTGCGTCCTGAACACCGGCGCGGACGACGCCCGCCTCACGCTCACGGTCTACTTCGAGGACCGCGAACCCCTGCGGGGCTTCACGGTCACGGTGCCCGCGGAGCGGACCCTTCACGTCCGGCTCGACCGGATCCGCACGCCCGCGGGGGAGTCCATCCCCCGCGGGGTGCCCTACGCCCTGCTCGTCGAGTCCGACCGGCCCGTCGTGGTCCAGGCCAGCCGGATGGACACGAGCCAGACGGCACTCACCCTCATGACCACCATGGCCTGGCCGGCGGGGTGA